One part of the Phragmites australis chromosome 3, lpPhrAust1.1, whole genome shotgun sequence genome encodes these proteins:
- the LOC133911004 gene encoding uncharacterized protein LOC133911004, translating to MGNLVSGGAAMGASGGGKVVMADGSVRALSEPVSVAELMMDHPRHFVVDARVLKEHGGQQQQGAGGAKVAPLPADHVLGAGGVYVLLPATRGKVSAEEARRILMASRSLARSRSMPGGLRRKLSSRKERGAETDGPAQRDAAAVEEQMEDEAARLDGFEEHRPEFLSRELSSRGWKPSLRTIEERVAPKKVPHWLF from the coding sequence ATGGGCAACCTGGTCTCGGGGGGTGCGGCCATGGGCGCGAGCGGCGGCGGGAAGGTGGTGATGGCGGACGGGAGCGTGCGGGCGCTCAGCGAGCCCGTGTCCGTGGCGGAGCTCATGATGGACCACCCGCGCCACTTCGTCGTCGACGCGCGCGTCctcaaggagcacggtggtcagCAGCAGCAGGGCGCCGGAGGGGCCAAGGTCGCGCCGCTGCCGGCCGACCACGTGCTGGGCGCCGGTGGGGTGTACGTCCTGCTGCCGGCCACGCGGGGGAAGGTGTCGGCCGAGGAGGCGCGGCGCATCCTGATGGCGTCTCGGTCGCTAGCGCGGTCCCGGTCAATGCCCGGCGGGCTGAGGCGGAAGCTGTCGTCCAGGAAGGAACGTGGGGCGGAGACCGACGGCCCAGCGCAGCGCGACGCGGCCGCGGTGGAGGAGCAGATGGAAGACGAGGCGGCTAGGCTGGACGGGTTCGAGGAGCACCGGCCGGAGTTCCTGAGCCGGGAGCTGTCGAGCAGGGGGTGGAAGCCGAGCCTGAGGACCATCGAAGAGCGCGTGGCGCCCAAGAAGGTGCCCCATTGGCTGTTCTGA